From Myxosarcina sp. GI1, a single genomic window includes:
- a CDS encoding carbohydrate-binding protein — protein MDNKSSANSLQTPFNGEAFVIGDTKKEAYLQVEHFDNGGAGVSYQDFDRINHGGDYRQSKGVDIEKTNDVGGGYNLFWLANDEWLEYTTDVTAGTYDLKFRVAAPNDTSGSLNVKLDDKLLGQVTVTGTNDWQNWRTIELQDVELDGGEDKILRLEVDGGYFNLNWLAFEQQGANDGTKDAANNKVENAIVESKSSVLNAVEAQNTNNVNTSNVKARSTDDFLDSIGVIVQAGNRETAYGNFDSVIKPRLDELDVRHLRTNVSPDDDTTISRLKELAKLGMEFNLVMDPEELNLDESVALVEEFGAAVESVEGPNEWNHTRNETYEGQNFPNGLSNYQADLYRAIKSDPDTANIPVIAPSLSNAFGVKTDVAELGRVKADFNNAHHYPSGLNPYNDELFWHLPIYYKLSGADKPLIVTETGYFNSTQYPKGISEEAAGKYLPRLLLEYFNLGIERTYLYELINDRASDSREFNFGLLRADGSKKPGFVAIENMIDILDSGGVGSSGGRNSLDFAIGGDTKDIHQTLLSKEDGKFYLALWQEVPSYDLNTNSNINVPAKNLTLNFGSNIQQAKVYEPNLSKESQQTVSNVNSMDVNVSDKVMLLEVVV, from the coding sequence ATGGATAATAAATCTTCAGCAAATTCTCTACAAACTCCTTTTAACGGAGAGGCATTTGTCATCGGTGACACTAAGAAAGAGGCATATCTTCAGGTAGAACATTTTGACAACGGAGGTGCAGGTGTCTCCTATCAAGATTTTGACCGAATCAATCATGGCGGTGACTATCGCCAAAGCAAGGGTGTAGACATCGAAAAGACTAATGATGTCGGTGGTGGTTACAATTTGTTCTGGCTGGCAAACGATGAATGGTTGGAATATACTACAGACGTTACCGCAGGTACTTATGACCTAAAATTTCGAGTTGCCGCGCCCAATGATACTTCTGGTTCTTTAAATGTCAAGCTAGATGATAAGTTGCTCGGACAAGTTACTGTAACGGGAACCAACGACTGGCAAAACTGGCGGACAATAGAGCTACAAGATGTCGAACTCGATGGTGGCGAGGATAAAATTCTGCGTTTGGAAGTTGATGGTGGTTACTTTAACCTCAACTGGCTGGCGTTCGAGCAACAAGGCGCAAACGATGGCACAAAAGATGCCGCAAATAATAAAGTAGAAAACGCTATCGTTGAAAGTAAATCTTCTGTCCTCAACGCAGTTGAAGCTCAAAATACTAATAACGTTAACACGAGTAATGTTAAAGCTCGCAGCACCGATGATTTTCTCGACTCAATAGGAGTTATAGTTCAAGCAGGAAACCGAGAAACTGCTTATGGTAATTTTGATTCGGTTATCAAACCCAGGCTGGATGAATTAGATGTGCGTCATTTAAGAACCAATGTCAGCCCAGACGACGATACAACCATTAGTAGGCTCAAAGAATTGGCAAAACTGGGGATGGAATTCAATTTAGTTATGGACCCTGAAGAACTCAATCTCGATGAGTCTGTCGCTCTTGTAGAAGAATTTGGAGCGGCAGTAGAGTCGGTAGAAGGACCAAATGAATGGAATCATACTAGAAACGAAACCTACGAAGGACAAAACTTTCCCAATGGACTCAGTAACTATCAAGCAGATCTTTATCGGGCAATAAAAAGCGACCCTGATACTGCCAATATTCCAGTAATTGCTCCTAGCTTGTCCAATGCTTTCGGAGTTAAAACCGACGTAGCAGAGTTGGGACGAGTAAAAGCCGATTTYAAYAATGCCCATCAYTAYCCMTCTGGTTTAAACCCATAYAATGAYGAGCTTTTCTGGCATTTACCTATTTACTATAAGCTTAGTGGCGCAGACAAACCCCTGATTGTCACCGAAACTGGCTACTTTAACTCTACACAATATCCTAAAGGCATATCGGAAGAAGCTGCTGGTAAATATTTACCGAGACTGCTCTTAGAATATTTCAATCTTGGTATCGAACGTACTTACCTTTATGAATTAATCAACGATCGCGCCAGCGATAGCAGAGAATTTAACTTTGGCTTACTACGGGCGGATGGTTCTAAAAAACCTGGATTTGTGGCGATCGAAAATATGATTGATATTTTAGATTCAGGCGGTGTGGGTAGTTCGGGAGGTAGAAACAGTTTGGACTTTGCAATTGGCGGAGATACCAAAGATATTCATCAAACTCTTTTATCTAAGGAAGATGGTAAATTTTATCTAGCTTTATGGCAAGAAGTGCCTAGTTACGACCTCAATACTAATTCCAATATTAATGTACCTGCTAAAAACCTGACCCTAAATTTTGGCAGCAACATACAACAGGCGAAAGTATACGAACCTAACCTTAGTAAAGAGTCTCAACAAACTGTAAGCAATGTAAATTCGATGGATGTCAACGTATCGGATAAAGTAATGCTTTTAGAGGTAGTTGTTTGA
- a CDS encoding DUF6753 family protein has product MSNNGYINSRIQKRTEAIDRLLQGRSESVKVNVLDYMMKYDIDPENEFFVIFTALGEIETFLENSPDEIRELFEGFKREISKWADANLETLKHLSEKATITERLASNSESLGNSLVELLQVCEGLISQLQTSNGLLANSLSQLQTSEIELRNLVVETKTELSQLQKKITDLNSTIEEWKKSSLPALKKIWTWKDSMWLSLTTFVLFIVIGFGVSQKRIDEDTSQRVKWLLEKANRQDCLAGIKESNSPECQNF; this is encoded by the coding sequence ATGAGTAATAACGGTTACATCAATTCTCGGATTCAAAAAAGAACAGAGGCGATCGATAGACTTTTGCAGGGGCGTTCCGAATCGGTAAAAGTAAACGTACTCGACTATATGATGAAGTACGATATCGATCCAGAAAACGAGTTTTTTGTCATTTTTACAGCTTTGGGAGAAATAGAAACATTTCTGGAAAATTCACCCGATGAGATACGGGAATTATTTGAAGGATTTAAAAGGGAAATATCAAAATGGGCAGACGCGAATCTGGAGACTCTGAAACACCTTTCGGAAAAAGCGACAATAACGGAGCGGCTAGCCAGCAACTCGGAATCGCTCGGCAACTCCTTGGTCGAATTGCTGCAAGTCTGCGAGGGGCTGATAAGTCAGTTACAAACGTCGAATGGATTGCTCGCGAACTCCCTCTCGCAATTACAAACCTCGGAAATCGAGTTAAGGAACTTAGTGGTCGAAACCAAGACAGAACTTTCCCAACTCCAGAAAAAAATAACCGACCTGAACTCGACCATAGAGGAGTGGAAAAAATCCAGCCTACCCGCACTCAAGAAGATTTGGACTTGGAAAGATAGTATGTGGTTAAGCTTGACTACATTTGTGCTATTTATAGTTATTGGCTTTGGTGTGAGTCAAAAAAGGATCGATGAAGATACCAGTCAAAGAGTAAAGTGGCTGCTTGAAAAAGCAAATCGTCAGGACTGCTTGGCAGGAATTAAAGAATCTAACAGTCCTGAATGTCAAAATTTTTAG
- a CDS encoding ParM/StbA family protein: protein MSSAIDEVSSERMENQLKHSNWIGFPQPEQQAWIRNGNSLVVVGQMAEKFCPTDRRSVPKYENALYKILAAIGVIVETHFVSRRRKIKIQLGLLLPWDEYKDRKRLLGELQRLTPEYEFRSRKIRVKIEDFLCYPEGGGIAVSRIAEKGLDWFKQQRLGILMLGDRNWTGLCFESGQIKRGASPLMGFSFLLDRVIKTAPCLLNRDKLNNAIFKGITEASKGEYXXXKPLWGELEAIRSLATARNSNLRKSEIEDLDKAITLGEREWEEKLKLFLKEIFPNRLTELNVCGGPLPFFKPFIEAYFNCALGEKGEKMDCSPIDLARPYTPVLAHGGIIKDVAEALEFKSINAIESAFSVRFADVFSLFKYLKAE from the coding sequence ATGTCATCGGCAATAGACGAAGTTTCATCCGAGCGAATGGAGAATCAACTCAAACATTCTAATTGGATAGGATTTCCCCAACCCGAACAACAAGCATGGATAAGAAATGGCAACAGCTTAGTAGTAGTAGGACAGATGGCGGAAAAGTTTTGTCCGACCGATAGAAGAAGCGTTCCCAAGTATGAAAATGCACTGTACAAAATTTTGGCAGCAATAGGAGTAATAGTAGAAACGCATTTTGTATCGAGAAGGAGAAAAATCAAAATACAACTAGGATTGTTATTGCCTTGGGACGAATATAAAGACCGAAAGCGTTTGTTGGGAGAGTTACAAAGACTGACTCCAGAATATGAATTTCGCAGCCGTAAAATCCGAGTCAAGATAGAAGATTTTCTTTGTTATCCAGAAGGAGGTGGTATAGCCGTGTCGAGGATTGCAGAAAAAGGTCTAGATTGGTTCAAACAACAGCGATTGGGAATTTTGATGCTAGGCGATCGCAATTGGACGGGACTCTGTTTTGAATCGGGGCAGATAAAAAGAGGTGCTAGTCCTCTTATGGGTTTTTCCTTTCTGTTGGATCGAGTTATTAAAACTGCACCTTGTTTGTTAAATAGAGACAAACTAAACAACGCTATATTCAAGGGAATAACGGAGGCWAGCAAAGGTGAATACWATTYTSMCAAACCTTTGTGGGGTGAGCTTGAGGCAATTCGCTCTCTAGCTACAGCCAGAAATAGCAATCTTAGAAAGTCGGAAATAGAAGATCTAGATAAAGCTATAACTCTTGGAGAGAGGGAATGGGAAGAAAAGCTGAAGCTTTTTCTTAAAGAGATATTTCCCAATCGACTGACAGAACTCAATGTATGCGGAGGACCGTTGCCATTTTTCAAACCCTTTATAGAAGCTTACTTTAACTGTGCGCTCGGTGAAAAGGGTGAAAAGATGGATTGTTCGCCAATAGATCTAGCTAGACCGTATACTCCTGTCTTAGCTCATGGTGGAATCATCAAAGATGTAGCTGAAGCTTTGGAGTTTAAATCTATAAATGCAATAGAGTCGGCTTTTTCAGTTCGCTTTGCAGATGTTTTTAGTCTATTTAAGTATTTAAAAGCAGAATAA